One part of the Triplophysa rosa linkage group LG5, Trosa_1v2, whole genome shotgun sequence genome encodes these proteins:
- the dhrs1 gene encoding dehydrogenase/reductase SDR family member 1 isoform X2, with the protein MALSGCICVVTGASRGIGRGIALQLSEAGATVYITGRQEKTLKQTAAEVTQRGGQCLPVVCDSSQEDDIKELFERVQREQNGRLDVLVNNAYAGVQAIFENMGNKFWEVDPGIWDTINNTGLRGHYFCSVYAARMMVAQGSGLIVFISSMGGLRYLFNVAYGVGKAACDRMAADTAIELKKRGVASISLWPGAVQTELVSQFVSEGETPPGMDPKFKEVFANGETTELSGRCIVELAKDKNLMSMTGKVLMTCDLTRRYGLKDVDGRSVVDYTSLKFFISQIPYVSWLSIITPSFIRVPRFVLNLANGKF; encoded by the exons ATGGCACTCTCTGGATGTATTTGTGTGGTGACCGGTGCTTCCAGAGGGATTGGACGAGGTATCGCTCTTCAGTTATCTGAAGCTGGTGCCACTGTGTACATCACTGGTCGACAGGAAAAGACTCTGAAGCAGACAGCGGCCGAG GTGACGCAGCGAGGTGGCCAGTGTCTGCCAGTAGTGTGTGATTCATCTCAAGAGGATGACATCAAGGAGCTGTTTGAACGTGTCCAGCGTGAGCAGAATGGCAGACTTGACGTCTTGGTGAATAATGCTTATGCTGGTGTACAG GCTATTTTCGAAAACATGGGAAATAAGTTCTGGGAGGTGGATCCCGGTATTTGGGACACCATCAACAATACGGGTCTCAG GGGTCACTATTTCTGCTCGGTGTATGCCGCCAGGATGATGGTGGCTCAAGGCAGCGGTTTGATTGTGTTCATATCGTCCATGGGTGGTCTGCGCTATCTCTTTAACGTAGCCTATGGGGTCGGCAAGGCCGCA TGTGACAGAATGGCAGCAGATACAGCAATAGAGCTGAAAAAGAGAGGTGTGGCTTCCATTAGCCTTTGGCCAGGAGCCGTTCAGACGGAGTTAGTTTCGCAGTTTGTGTCTGAGGGTGAGACACCTCCAGGGATGGACCCCAAA TTCAAGGAGGTTTTCGCTAATGGCGAGACCACAGAGCTTAGTGGCAGATGCATAGTTGAGCTCGCCAAAG ATAAGAATCTCATGTCAATGACTGGGAAAGTGTTGATGACCTGTGATCTGACTCGGCGCTATGGATTAAAGGACGTTGACG GCCGCAGTGTAGTGGACTACACCTCTCTGAAGTTCTTCATTTCTCAAATACCCTATGTGTCCTGGCTATCCATAATCACGCCTTCATTCATCAGAGTGCCTCGCTTCGTGTTGAATCTTGCTAATGGCAAATTCTGA
- the homeza gene encoding homeobox and leucine zipper encoding a — translation MATHSDHDLKVITPRGVLSKRQDGNLGSPRHQKSPQHHNSIGKEPLSPSNRKPREGNGSAAASFSTNHNSVICLPLVSEGLKLVWTQSDQTRELDSIPELVQAFNVFPYPTSQEVSTLARVCALPLDKVKVWFMVQRIKYGISWASEDIEETRLKLARPQLISETEHKESRAKRKNESDDLKEMDGMPVDHVEDLTNSPQMPHKRHKIESPQPTKLSPAALRFRSSLPAPQDSYYYRQPVEVSETPQSATPPTPVVSSVGSEQPRHSRYKKSKAQLAALRKSFLRENWPDESELQRLQEETGLTRNDIRKWFSDSRYQLRNGRGSSGLTSLHASKGANETTSSPSSQEVQPLSLTTKKLKTTQHTKASESKEKAHLKGARKNRTKDSQFFQLFLSNTLEAFEEGAPGLDVKRFQEEGDIPNNDEVRSEVDSERQCMTPPEPAATPTPSPSVTPSKKQSVRPQSLKSACSVKANTSTNSPQPLDQSSPLVLTAAGRPRKTKEQLAMLKDFFQRCPWPKSEEYTQIVELTSLPRADVIQWFGDTRYAVKNGHVRWVHADVRDQVLAEIALTQSGGTAVDSSGTSGSDGSRKRKSQGNTTPKMQKSAIDSTDFSPLELYYRQIGPLQEKDLDTLCRKSKMSYQQVRDWFASKDSNTLDTELNVID, via the coding sequence ATGGCGACGCACAGTGACCATGACCTAAAAGTTATCACTCCAAGAGGGGTGCTGTCCAAGAGACAAGACGGGAACCTCGGCAGTCCACGGCACCAGAAGTCACCCCAACACCACAACTCCATTGGAAAAGAACCTCTGAGCCCCTCCAATCGCAAGCCGCGAGAGGGCAACGGCAGTGCGGCGGCGAGCTTCAGCACCAATCATAACTCCGTAATATGTCTTCCACTGGTATCTGAAGGACTGAAGCTGGTGTGGACCCAGTCGGATCAAACGCGTGAGCTGGATTCCATACCCGAGCTGGTACAGGCCTTCAACGTCTTTCCCTACCCGACATCTCAAGAGGTCAGCACCCTGGCCCGCGTGTGTGCTCTTCCACTCGATAAAGTCAAAGTCTGGTTCATGGTACAGCGCATCAAGTATGGCATCAGCTGGGCGTCTGAGGATATTGAAGAGACGCGGCTCAAGCTGGCCAGGCCACAACTTATCAGCGAGACTGAACACAAGGAAAGCAGGGCAAAGAGAAAAAACGAATCTGATGATCTTAAAGAAATGGACGGGATGCCCGTCGATCACGTAGAAGATCTAACAAACAGTCCACAGATGCCTCACAAAAGACATAAAATTGAAAGCCCGCAACCAACAAAGCTCTCTCCTGCTGCTTTACGGTTTCGTTCATCTCTTCCCGCTCCTCAGGATTCATACTACTACCGCCAACCGGTGGAAGTGTCCGAAACACCTCAATCTGCCACTCCGCCGACTCCGGTGGTGTCTTCTGTTGGATCTGAGCAGCCACGGCACAGCCGCTACAAAAAGTCTAAAGCCCAGTTAGCTGCCTTGCGTAAAAGTTTCCTCCGGGAGAACTGGCCGGATGAGTCTGAGCTCCAACGGCTACAAGAGGAGACGGGCCTAACCCGTAATGATATTCGTAAATGGTTCAGCGACAGTCGGTACCAGCTGCGAAACGGTAGGGGGTCTTCGGGCTTGACGTCCTTGCATGCTTCTAAAGGAGCAAATGAAACCACGTCCAGTCCATCGTCTCAGGAGGTTCAGCCTCTTTCCCTCACCACTAAAAAGCTGAAAACCACACAGCACACCAAGGCAAGCGAAAGCAAGGAAAAGGCTCATTTGAAGGGGGCGCGAAAAAATCGGACAAAGGACTCTCAGTTTTTCCAGCTATTCCTGTCGAACACTCTTGAGGCGTTTGAAGAAGGAGCACCGGGATTAGATGTGAAAAGATTCCAGGAAGAAGGTGATATTCCGAATAACGATGAAGTCAGAAGTGAAGTGGACAGTGAGAGACAGTGTATGACGCCTCCAGAGCCGGCTGCGACTCCCACTCCATCCCCCTCTGTAACCCCATCTAAAAAACAGTCAGTCAGGCCCCAGTCATTGAAATCGGCCTGCTCTGTCAAAGCAAACACCTCAACCAACTCTCCACAACCCTTAGACCAGTCTTCACCGTTAGTGTTAACAGCAGCTGGCCGACCAAGAAAAACAAAGGAGCAGTTGGCAATGTTGAAAGACTTCTTCCAGCGCTGCCCGTGGCCAAAGAGCGAAGAGTACACGCAGATAGTGGAACTAACGTCATTGCCTCGTGCTGATGTCATCCAGTGGTTCGGGGACACGCGCTATGCCGTAAAAAACGGCCATGTACGTTGGGTGCACGCTGACGTACGAGACCAAGTGCTTGCAGAGATAGCGTTGACACAAAGTGGAGGGACTGCTGTTGATTCCAGTGGAACTTCAGGAAGTGACGGCAGCAGAAAACGCAAGTCACAAGGAAACACTACACCAAAAATGCAGAAGTCAGCAATAGATTCGACAGACTTCAGTCCTCTGGAGCTGTATTATCGGCAGATTGGACCGCTGCAGGAGAAAGACCTTGACACGCTCTGCCGAAAGTCAAAAATGAGCTACCAACAGGTGCGAGACTGGTTTGCCTCCAAGGACAGTAATACACTGGACACAGAGCTTAATGTTATTGACTGA
- the dhrs1 gene encoding dehydrogenase/reductase SDR family member 1 isoform X1 produces MALSGCICVVTGASRGIGRGIALQLSEAGATVYITGRQEKTLKQTAAEVTQRGGQCLPVVCDSSQEDDIKELFERVQREQNGRLDVLVNNAYAGVQAIFENMGNKFWEVDPGIWDTINNTGLRGHYFCSVYAARMMVAQGSGLIVFISSMGGLRYLFNVAYGVGKAACDRMAADTAIELKKRGVASISLWPGAVQTELVSQFVSEGETPPGMDPKVSHFKEVFANGETTELSGRCIVELAKDKNLMSMTGKVLMTCDLTRRYGLKDVDGRSVVDYTSLKFFISQIPYVSWLSIITPSFIRVPRFVLNLANGKF; encoded by the exons ATGGCACTCTCTGGATGTATTTGTGTGGTGACCGGTGCTTCCAGAGGGATTGGACGAGGTATCGCTCTTCAGTTATCTGAAGCTGGTGCCACTGTGTACATCACTGGTCGACAGGAAAAGACTCTGAAGCAGACAGCGGCCGAG GTGACGCAGCGAGGTGGCCAGTGTCTGCCAGTAGTGTGTGATTCATCTCAAGAGGATGACATCAAGGAGCTGTTTGAACGTGTCCAGCGTGAGCAGAATGGCAGACTTGACGTCTTGGTGAATAATGCTTATGCTGGTGTACAG GCTATTTTCGAAAACATGGGAAATAAGTTCTGGGAGGTGGATCCCGGTATTTGGGACACCATCAACAATACGGGTCTCAG GGGTCACTATTTCTGCTCGGTGTATGCCGCCAGGATGATGGTGGCTCAAGGCAGCGGTTTGATTGTGTTCATATCGTCCATGGGTGGTCTGCGCTATCTCTTTAACGTAGCCTATGGGGTCGGCAAGGCCGCA TGTGACAGAATGGCAGCAGATACAGCAATAGAGCTGAAAAAGAGAGGTGTGGCTTCCATTAGCCTTTGGCCAGGAGCCGTTCAGACGGAGTTAGTTTCGCAGTTTGTGTCTGAGGGTGAGACACCTCCAGGGATGGACCCCAAAGTAAGCCAT TTCAAGGAGGTTTTCGCTAATGGCGAGACCACAGAGCTTAGTGGCAGATGCATAGTTGAGCTCGCCAAAG ATAAGAATCTCATGTCAATGACTGGGAAAGTGTTGATGACCTGTGATCTGACTCGGCGCTATGGATTAAAGGACGTTGACG GCCGCAGTGTAGTGGACTACACCTCTCTGAAGTTCTTCATTTCTCAAATACCCTATGTGTCCTGGCTATCCATAATCACGCCTTCATTCATCAGAGTGCCTCGCTTCGTGTTGAATCTTGCTAATGGCAAATTCTGA
- the LOC130554235 gene encoding RING finger protein 212B-like, which produces MDWFHCNNCFLRGGKPFVVSSCGHIFCQDCMNTKFSGQCRVCHANCNYLTISEQMKPQEKMFFTDPVKLLQTRLEHIAQVAVFQKWQKERVIAFYRSQSAELERRLKEVNDQLYRQVSELKRENEELKKPLSQRRTSPGRFQINGGTPRMTLPVAVTSPVTPRSRALSSGDTLERFRHSRLGMTTPTGSSISVSSMSSIHEQTVRTPSSVHTPTRSQHTTPNNFQFQFLTRPSLQSPRP; this is translated from the exons ATGGATTGGTTTCACTGTAATAACTGTTTTCTGAGAGGAGGAAAACCATTTGTAGTGTCCAGCTGTGGTCATATATTTTGTCAGGACTGCATGAACACAA AGTTCAGTGGTCAGTGCAGAGTGTGTCATGCCAACTGTAACTACCTGACAATATCCGAGCAG ATGAAACCTCAGGAAAAGATGTTTTTCACAGATCCGGTGAAACTCCTGCAGACTCGACTGGAACACATCGCACAG gttgctgtttttcagaaatgGCAGAAGGAACGTGTCATAGCTTTCTATAGAAGCCAGTCTGCGGAGCTGGAGCGAAGGCTTAAAGAAGTCAATGATCAGCTCTACAG gcAAGTGTCTGAGCTGAAAAGAGAGAATGAAGAGCTCAAGAAACCTCTTTCTCAAAGGAGG ACATCTCCTGGGAGGTTTCAGATTAATGG AGGTACTCCAAGGATGACTCTTCCGGTGGCTGTGACATCACCAG TCACACCGCGCTCTAGAGCTCTCAG TTCGGGTGACACTTTGGAGAGATTTAGACATTCCAGACTTGGCATGACA ACTCCCACAGGTTCATCCATCTCTGTGTCAAGCATGAGTTCAATACATGAACAGACTGTCA GGACACCCAGTTCAGTTCACACCCCCACAAG GTCCCAACATACAACCCCAAACAACTTTCAGTTCCAGTTTTTGACTAGACCTTCACTCCAGTCACCACGGCcataa
- the LOC130554141 gene encoding LOW QUALITY PROTEIN: uncharacterized protein LOC130554141 (The sequence of the model RefSeq protein was modified relative to this genomic sequence to represent the inferred CDS: substituted 2 bases at 2 genomic stop codons), producing the protein MSVCCHTRPSNAERLFAVELAVIDRRARSPSASNSSTSGPDVRPRSHAQGPSHFNASFNLGPALHTPTVSAPTYHLTAPRGRASEGPKAKLDTYDGKDDWDSFIIPFECRAAIYRWSAVERVDKLHECLRGAAVRYLCSLPEHVREDYFLLKEQLAFRFGQKEPPTAARRRLGDLCQSKETISEFAEEVQKLVVLSYPGVDIDLRDQIAADAFLKGLRNQKVAYEVMNRDPVTLDEALRLVSFYEHNFKATLGRDFDQRGRTRRVSWADENTDSDEEPQTLQSRRVQSQGYVTQHQLQTLIDKVDKLQLAVERLPPPFSVAPIPAVRPTHHMNSSMATQSERGRTSQTPFKPNRYRQQNSIPTRAPSGPCFLCGEEGHYKRNCSRSPSPSASPPMNTCARMQPTSQNSSESTEQIPSIVHVSRAESRGPSLMIFLTADGVPVHAVIDTGAEATIMSEETYSKLPVKSVSGLKNVHLRNAETGREMIATGGVKVEFRIGTKVMEWTVCIAPICDTLLLGLDFLKAADFTIHASGKVFMGSELIPAYISEGKGPDYAVSRAMLESDFIVPPECECVVWGVVDDPKPELPAVLEPVSLTDGVSSGSVMINMEQRIPVRLCNITASSKSLSQGACLGVLIEAYPDPQEISMEGEGSCSAPPKGGDSILQEPNNQPLDVHHVRRVLPPNALDLPEHLKQLFTSASEMLTEQQQQMLLALLIEHQAVFAATEDDLGKFSSLKHSIDTGACKPVRQPVRRTPLGFWDEEESHLKKMLDSGIVVPSNSEWASPIVLVRKKDGGVLWCVDYRQLNDLTIKDAYPLPKIEECLDVLGGAKTFSTLDLQSGYWQIEMKLDDRHKTAFATRYGLYEYTRMPFGLCNAPGTFQRAMELVLRGLQWDTLLIYLDDIIIFGEDVEQCFERLAEVFRRLQEYGLKLKPSKCQLLRDEVLFLGHVVSSEGIKTNPALINDVRDWNPPTSVQQLQSFLGLCNYYRRFVAKFAEIAAPLTILLKKGSHFNWEEEQKKAFERLKRSLTAAPILVFPITSGQFVLDTDASNXSIGAVLSQLQWGKEKVISFASCVLTPAHQRYCVTRKELLAVVRFTRQFRHYLLGSNFILRTDHCSLTWLYRFKXPEGQLARWLEELSQYNFVIEHRPGSHHGNADALSRKTLDEESCDCYQAGKELDSLPCKGCRFCQKLHHQWARFEEDVDDVIALAVRRTHSLNCENDGSCTNTTSDGNEVDDDNPCPSVNWLQPLNLESLREEQLADPDLSILHKWMSDSSLPAKEEVMMQSPAVRKYWLCWPQVEMRERILYYRWSVIGGMSSLRLLVPVSLKNEVLQACHNPAQAGHAGEERTLMRIRRYYHWYNMANEVRLFVKKCPQCSSCKTAGAKGRDKLQNYQAGTPMDRLHLDVLGPFPESKSGNRYILMIIDQFTRWAFPVPEQGAETTAKRLVFDFISRIGTPLEIHTDQGRNFESLVFTEVCRLLQVTKTRTTPYHLASNGQVERFNRTLLQMMRCYVDQNQRNWDEHLPLLTAAYRSTVHSATGFTPNQLMLGREVFQAHDVWLRTAEVTRDAKATPEFVQKLQDNLQQAHQVARQNLHSAQTRQKKVYDLRAREKSYQVVDLLFVRVSSRRKGYSPKLQVPWQGPFVVTACLGPVLYQVRDRRYEKVLHHDRLQPYLSDHVPVWMQRLRRKYTGTEEGSLIPPTAAVMEAEVPTPSPADNSAMEEPQTLLTTDSSCGKQGMKTKSGRPVRAPCRYMD; encoded by the coding sequence ATGTCTGTTTGCTGCCACACACGGCCATCAAATGCTGAACGTCTTTTTGCTGTGGAGCTTGCAGTTATTGACAGACGTGCCCGGAGCCCTTCTGCTTCAAACTCCTCCACATCTGGCCCAGATGTAAGACCCAGAAGTCATGCACAGGGACCCAGCCATTTTAATGCCTCTTTCAATTTGGGCCCAGCCTTGCACACCCCTACTGTTTCAGCACCAACCTATCACCTCACGGCCCCTCGTGGTAGAGCTTCAGAGGGACCTAAAGCCAAGCTCGACACGTATGATGGTAAAGATGACTGGGACTCCTTCATCATTCCTTTTGAGTGCAGAGCTGCTATTTACAGATGGAGCGCAGTGGAAAGAGTAGATAAACTCCATGAATGTCTACGGGGAGCTGCTGTCAGATATCTTTGCTCATTACCCGAACACGTACGTGAAGATTATTTTCTGCTGAAAGAGCAGCTGGCTTTCCGATTTGGCCAAAAAGAACCTCCAACCGCAGCACGTCGGAGACTCGGTGATCTGTGCCAGTCTAAGGAAACAATCTCAGAGTTCGCAGAAGAGGTTCAGAAACTGGTTGTTTTATCTTATCCTGGAGTTGACATCGACCTCAGGGATCAAATTGCTGCTGATGCTTTTCTTAAGGGACTGCGCAACCAGAAAGTGGCGTATGAGGTTATGAACCGTGATCCTGTGACGCTGGATGAGGCACTacggttagtttcattttatgaGCACAACTTCAAAGCCACACTTGGACGAGATTTTGATCAGAGGGGGAGGACACGTCGTGTATCCTGGGCTGATGAAAACACTGATTCTGATGAAGAGCCACAGACCTTGCAATCACGTAGAGTGCAGTCTCAGGGCTATGTGACACAGCACCAGTTGCAGACACTCATTGACAAAGTTGATAAGCTCCAGCTAGCCGTAGAGCGGCTGCCTCCTCCTTTTTCTGTGGCTCCCATTCCTGCTGTGAGACCCACCCACCACATGAATTCCAGTATGGCAACCCAGTCAGAAAGGGGCCGCACATCTCAGACCCCTTTTAAGCCAAACAGGTACAGACAGCAAAATAGCATCCCCACCAGAGCTCCTAGTGGGCCATGCTTTCTGTGTGGGGAGGAGGGACATTACAAACGAAACTGCTCACGGTCTCCCAGTCCATCTGCCAGTCCCCCCATGAATACTTGTGCCAGAATGCAGCCTACAAGTCAAAATAGTTCAGAAAGCACAGAGCAGATTCCCTCTATTGTACATGTGAGCAGAGCTGAGAGCCGAGGACCCAGTTTGATGATCTTTCTTACTGCTGATGGCGTACCAGTTCATGCAGTTATAGACACAGGAGCTGAGGCTACAATTATGTCGGAAGAGACATACAGCAAACTACCTGTTAAATCTGTTTCAGGACTAAAAAACGTGCATCTCCGCAATGCAGAAACTGGAAGAGAGATGATAGCAACAGGCGGCGTAAAAGTGGAATTCAGAATTGGCACAAAAGTCATGGAGTGGACAGTTTGCATTGCACCAATCTGCGACACCCTGCTTCTGGGTTTGGATTTCTTAAAAGCTGCTGATTTCACCATACATGCCTCTGGTAAAGTTTTCATGGGCTCTGAACTCATTCCAGCCTACATATCGGAAGGCAAGGGGCCAGACTATGCTGTTTCAAGAGCGATGTTGGAGAGTGACTTCATTGTGCCGCCAGAGTGTGAATGTGTAGTTTGGGGTGTGGTGGATGACCCAAAACCAGAACTCCCTGCTGTTCTAGAGCCTGTTAGCTTGACTGATGGGGTATCTTCAGGCAGTGTCATGATTAACATGGAGCAGAGGATCCCTGTCAGATTGTGCAACATCACAGCTTCCAGTAAGTCCTTATCACAGGGAGCCTGTTTGGGTGTGCTCATCGAAGCATATCCTGACCCTCAAGAAATTAGCATGGAGGGAGAGGGGTCCTGCTCAGCTCCACCAAAAGGAGGAGACTCAATACTACAAGAGCCTAACAATCAACCTCTAGATGTGCACCATGTAAGAAGGGTGTTGCCACCAAATGCCCTTGACCTCCCAGAACACCTCAAACAGTTGTTCACCTCAGCAAGTGAAATGCTCACGGAACAGCAACAGCAGATGTTATTGGCGCTGCTCATTGAACATCAAGCAGTTTTCGCAGCCACTGAGGATGACCTGGGGAAATTCTCCTCATTGAAGCACAGCATTGACACTGGGGCGTGTAAACCGGTTCGACAGCCAGTGCGACGTACCCCTTTAGGGTTCTGGGATGAGGAGGAATCGCATCTCAAGAAAATGCTTGACTCAGGTATTGTGGTTCCCTCAAACTCCGAATGGGCATCTCCTATTGTCCTCGTAAGAAAGAAAGACGGGGGAGTCCTCTGGTGCGTGGATTACCGCCAGCTCAATGACCTGACCATTAAGGATGCATATCCTCTGCCAAAAATAGAGGAGTGCCTGGATGTGCTGGGTGGTGCAAAGACATTCTCGACACTGGACCTTCAATCAGGATACTGGCAGATTGAAATGAAGCTGGATGACAGACACAAGACTGCGTTTGCAACAAGGTATGGGCTTTATGAGTACACAAGAATGCCATTCGGGTTATGTAATGCGCCCGGCACATTCCAGAGGGCCATGGAGTTGGTTCTACGAGGCTTACAGTGGGACACCTTATTGATATACCTGGATGACATAATAATTTTTGGTGAGGATGTAGAGCAGTGTTTTGAGCGCCTTGCAGAGGTTTTTCGGAGGTTGCAGGAATACGGACTAAAGCTGAAGCCCTCAAAATGCCAGCTGTTAAGAGACGAAGTCCTGTTCCTTGGTCACGTTGTGAGCAGTGAAGGAATTAAGACCAATCCAGCCCTCATAAATGATGTTAGGGATTGGAATCCCCCAACCAGTGTCCAGCAACTCCAGTCATTTCTAGGTCTTTGTAATTATTACAGGAGGTTCGTTGCCAAGTTTGCTGAAATCGCTGCACCCTTGACAATATTACTCAAAAAAGGGAGTCACTTCAACTGGGAAGAGGAGCAGAAAAAGGCTTTTGAACGTCTTAAAAGGAGTCTGACAGCCGCACCAATCTTGGTGTTTCCAATTACATCTGGTCAGTTTGTGCTGGACACCGATGCGTCCAACTAGAGCATTGGAGCAGTGCTCTCACAGTTACAGTGGGGGAAAGAGAAAGTCATCTCTTTTGCAAGCTGTGTCCTCACACCGGCCCACCAGAGGTACTGTGTCACTCGTAAAGAGCTCCTTGCAGTTGTTAGATTTACAAGACAGTTCCGCCACTACTTGTTGGGGTCTAACTTCATACTGAGGACGGATCATTGCAGTCTAACATGGCTATACAGGTTTAAGTGACCTGAAGGCCAACTTGCTAGGTGGCTTGAAGAACTCAGCCAGTACAACTTTGTCATTGAGCACAGGCCAGGTTCACACCACGGCAATGCGGATGCGTTGTCTCGAAAGACTCTGGATGAGGAATCTTGTGACTGTTATCAAGCAGGAAAAGAGCTGGATAGTTTGCCGTGCAAGGGCTGTCGTTTCTGTCAGAAGCTCCACCATCAATGGGCCAGATTTGAGGAAGATGTTGATGATGTTATTGCCTTGGCGGTAAGACGCACACACTCCCTAAACTGTGAGAATGATGGTAGCTGCACTAACACTACTAGTGATGGTAATGAAGTAGATGATGATAACCCATGTCCTTCCGTAAACTGGCTGCAACCGCTGAATCTCGAGAGTCTCAGGGAAGAACAGTTAGCTGATCCAGACCTTTCAATCCTCCATAAATGGATGTCTGATAGTTCTTTGCCTGCAAAAGAAGAGGTCATGATGCAGAGTCCAGCGGTTCGCAAGTACTGGCTGTGTTGGCCTCAAGTGGAAATGCGAGAGCGGATCCTCTATTATCGATGGAGTGTTATTGGAGGTATGTCATCATTGCGCTtgcttgttcctgtttccctgAAGAATGAAGTTCTCCAAGCCTGTCACAACCCCGCACAAGCAGGTCATGCAGGGGAGGAGAGGACACTCATGCGCATACGCAGATATTACCACTGGTACAATATGGCAAACGAGGTGCGCCTTTTCGTGAAAAAGTGCCCACAGTGTAGCTCCTGCAAGACAGCTGGAGCAAAGGGGAGGGACAAGCTCCAGAACTATCAAGCTGGCACGCCTATGGACCGACTTCACCTTGATGTCCTAGGACCATTCCCAGAATCCAAGTCCGGTAACAGATACATCCTCATGATCATCGACCAGTTTACCCGCTGGGCGTTCCCTGTCCCCGAACAAGGAGCTGAGACAACAGCCAAGAGGTTGGTGTTTGACTTCATCTCTCGCATCGGGACTCCCCTTGAAATTCACACAGATCAAGGACGAAACTTTGAGAGTTTGGTGTTCACTGAGGTTTGTCGCCTGTTGCAAGTCACCAAGACCCGTACGACACCGTATCATCTAGCTTCGAACGGGCAGGTCGAAAGATTCAACAGAACACTATTGCAGATGATGCGCTGTTATGTGGACCAAAACCAGCGAAATTGGGATGAACATCTTCCTTTACTCACTGCAGCTTATAGAAGCACTGTCCATTCAGCAACAGGTTTCACACCAAATCAGCTAATGCTGGGGCGAGAAGTTTTCCAGGCGCATGACGTCTGGCTGAGGACAGCTGAAGTTACCAGAGATGCTAAAGCCACACCTGAATTTGTTCAAAAACTTCAAGATAACCTGCAGCAGGCTCATCAAGTGGCACGCCAAAACTTACACTCAGCTCAGACCCGTCAGAAGAAGGTCTATGACTTACGAGCCAGAGAGAAGTCTTACCAAGTGGTTGACCTTTTGTTTGTAAGAGTCAGTAGCAGAAGAAAAGGGTATAGTCCAAAACTCCAAGTGCCATGGCAAGGGCCGTTCGTTGTCACAGCGTGCCTTGGACCAGTCCTCTACCAGGTCAGAGATAGGAGATATGAGAAGGTGCTACATCACGACCGTTTGCAACCCTATCTAAGTGACCATGTACCTGTTTGGATGCAGCGCCTGCGACGAAAATACACTGGCACCGAGGAAGGTTCTCTAATTCCACCCACTGCTGCAGTTATGGAAGCAGAAGTGCCAACCCCTTCACCCGCTGATAACTCTGCAATGGAGGAGCCTCAGACCCTTCTCACAACGGACTCTAGCTGTGGAAAACAAGGGATGAAGACCAAAAGTGGTCGACCGGTTCGAGCCCCCTGTCGTTACATGGActga